One genomic segment of Rubeoparvulum massiliense includes these proteins:
- a CDS encoding ABC transporter permease — translation MRKWVVMVNKFFIVFRHTFITKLKSKAFFWTTLLISAAILLLVNIQTIIQFFEEDETSRIIEVYDPSEQVLPLLSQQLDVMYPGEFTLKPLSLNDQEKSKTLEEADRTGTQRVKDEVIDGYMLIEEQVGSMQAYYKDDGTTPGDHVNSLQQALNAVQFQLSTAELNLTPEQAAVLFEPMPFEFVSVADNAMTKEEYIQSFFLVYILLFAIYFSVLMYGQMVAMEVAAEKTSRVMEILISSVSPVKQLFAKILGIATLGIFQVAIFVAVGVTAIKVSGQDFELGNLQFSFADIKISLIIYALIFYVLGYLLYATLLAMVGSLVSRTEDTAQLMTPITMLFVAGFIVAMYGLQSPESTIVQVMSYIPFFSPMLMFLRIGMGAPTSVEVIISIVLLILSIILFAWIGGKVYRGGVLMYGKRPSLKDIGRAMKLR, via the coding sequence TTGAGAAAGTGGGTGGTCATGGTGAATAAATTTTTCATCGTCTTTCGCCATACCTTTATTACAAAGCTGAAGAGTAAAGCATTTTTCTGGACCACCTTGCTTATCTCTGCTGCAATTTTACTACTCGTTAATATCCAAACCATTATTCAATTCTTTGAAGAAGATGAGACCTCGAGGATTATTGAGGTCTATGATCCCAGTGAACAGGTACTACCATTGTTAAGTCAGCAGCTTGATGTCATGTATCCTGGTGAGTTCACACTGAAACCATTAAGCCTCAACGATCAGGAGAAGTCTAAGACACTAGAGGAGGCCGATCGTACTGGAACCCAACGGGTGAAGGATGAAGTCATTGATGGGTATATGCTAATTGAAGAGCAGGTCGGCTCAATGCAGGCTTACTATAAGGATGATGGCACTACACCTGGGGATCATGTCAATTCATTACAACAAGCCTTAAATGCGGTGCAGTTCCAATTATCTACAGCAGAGCTGAACCTTACGCCGGAACAGGCGGCAGTGCTTTTTGAGCCCATGCCGTTTGAATTCGTTTCTGTAGCAGATAATGCCATGACTAAAGAGGAGTACATCCAGTCCTTCTTTCTTGTCTACATCTTATTATTTGCCATCTACTTCTCGGTCTTAATGTATGGACAGATGGTAGCCATGGAGGTGGCTGCAGAAAAAACCTCCCGTGTCATGGAGATTTTAATCTCCAGTGTCTCTCCCGTAAAGCAACTATTTGCTAAGATTCTAGGTATTGCAACCTTAGGGATCTTTCAGGTTGCCATTTTTGTTGCTGTAGGAGTCACCGCCATCAAGGTGAGCGGACAGGATTTTGAATTGGGTAATCTTCAATTCTCCTTTGCGGATATCAAGATTTCCCTCATTATTTATGCATTGATCTTTTATGTTCTCGGCTATTTGCTTTATGCCACCTTATTAGCCATGGTAGGCTCATTGGTGAGCAGAACCGAAGACACTGCACAGCTAATGACGCCGATAACCATGCTCTTCGTTGCAGGCTTTATCGTTGCCATGTATGGCTTACAAAGTCCAGAGAGTACCATTGTCCAAGTAATGTCCTATATCCCATTCTTCTCACCGATGCTAATGTTTCTCCGGATTGGAATGGGAGCACCTACTAGTGTGGAGGTTATCATTTCAATCGTGCTCCTCATCCTATCCATCATCCTATTTGCCTGGATCGGTGGAAAGGTTTACCGTGGAGGTGTCCTCATGTATGGGAAACGACCAAGTTTGAAGGATATTGGTAGGGCGATGAAATTGCGTTAA